The window TTTGATACAATGTAGTCAAAGCTCCCATTGGTCAGATGCAAAGTGGTTATAAGTTAACCTGATCATTTGAAAACCCCTTGGTATCCTAGTACTCACCCCTTTGCGCTGGAGGTTGACTAGCTTTTGAGTGGCTCATAGAGATGTGTGAATTACCACACAGCAAAACTGTCAAAAAAAAATCCCAATTCCTTCTGTGCAGGAATTCTTCCATGATCTTCATGCCTGTGACAAATTTACTGAGCTTTAGAATCTTTCACTCAAATTTCTGGCACTATGACACACAGAGGAATCGCTTGATTTGTTTGTCAAGCTTTTTAGACCATATCATAGGAATTTCATTCAATTCGCACCAGCACCAGCATTCAATGGCTTTTTATTTCTAAATTCTCATTAAATATTTATTGTATGTTTATTTTTCTAAATACTTATATACCCCGCCATATCCCCGAATGGCAGTTTTTTGAAAATGCCGTATCCCGCGTCCCCGTCTTCTTAGCTCACAACTACTTCTGCATTTGTCAAAAAAGCCAAATTTAAAGTTAGGGCTATGTCTGTCCACTTTCAACCTTGTGAGGGGCCAAAAATGTATTTTTTGGTGAAACTTGAGCTTCCATTCTGAGAAATAACTCTATAATTTAGCGAAGCAAGCCTGCTAACATCAAATGTTGTATCACAAGTTAGCTTGAACGCACAATCTGAAATTCAATACATAACTGTGCAATCTATCTATTtttaaaattttctccttgtctttataTTGTACTAGTGCATTTGTGATTTGCAAATACACTAATTCCATCTTTTTTTCTGCATGATATCACATCACACAGTTGCCTTCGAAGGAAAGCGTTAAGAATGGTGCTTACAAAAAGATGATCTGTGAGGAGCTCAATAAGCTGGTAACCAAGTTTGATTTTGTGAAGTCTCACAGTTACCATTTTCAAGTGATTAGGGTCTCTTAGCATTAAAGTTTatctttcttctctctttttcccctCTCAGTTCCCAAGACGTACTCGGCTTTATATGCATTTTCTCAAGATGAAGATAGAGGCCGCCTTGTATCTGGCTCGGACGACGTCCCTTGAGTGCTAGTCCGGTGTGTGTGGTCTTCGCTGGTTTCCCTTAATTAACCGATGCATGTATGGTTTTTGGGTCCAGTTTCCCTTATTAACCGGACCAACTCTCTTCTTCTATATGCAAATGCGGGAGCTCCCCGCCCTCTGATGAGGTTTCGTCAAAAAAGATAGAGGCCGCCGAAAAACATGGCGTGATAAGCAAGGCAAACTTCTGAGCTGTATAATCAATTATGTTTGTTTTGCTCCAGATTGTTTGCTAAAAAGACATTCTGTTTGTCCAATTTGCAGGGAACTTGTGAAGCTCTTGGTAAAAGGAGATTCTGTATTGCACCATAAACTTCCACATTTCCACATTTGAGAGGGTATATTCTACACATCCTTTCTCTCGGAATATATCATCATTTCACTAAAACGTTGGGTTGCTTGTCTTGCTGCTGTTTGTTTCTAGTATTCACTATGTAGTACCGACATCTTTGTTGAACTACATAGTCGGGTTTTTGTCCAGTTGGAATTATCTACTTAATTCTAATCCAGACGTTCACTCTTTAAGTAATTGTGCACGAGACCATGTTTGTCACATTTTGCTTTCCTCCAATATTATGTTATATATATGCTGACTGCTTATGTGTTTACTATGTTATGTGTGTATTGGTTTTGTTATCGGAAAGGTGCGATTAATCAGCAATTTATACCTTGTTTGTGTGTAATAGTTTGTTTTTCTTTGGCTTAGGAAGCAAGAAGTTATAGCTAATTGGATGCATTATCTACTATTGCACAGAAAAACGCATCGTGATGGTGCTTATACGATAAAGGATTACGTGAAAGGGGGATAAAGAGGTCGACAGGATGAATCCATGCTTTGCTGTGTGAGGAACAAGGGTTGGAACATTTGAATATATGGGTTTAAGCTAGTGTTTGAACTTTGTACTAAACCTGTACTAAAGGTCGACAGGCCATTTTAAGTACCGTAATTATTGGCCTACCATCGTTACAAATTGTGCTGGCCATTATATTACTCCTACTTGATGGAATAATCGATACTacctccgatccaaattaattgaagctgctttagtataactttgtactaaacCTGTACTAAAGCAACGCcaattaatatggatcagagggagtatatgttGGCTTTCAGTTGACTATCCACCCGCAGCTTCCATCTCACAACATCATTTTTTAGTGATTTACAAATATTGATAGTCATTTGGCAAAACTGCCAACTTGGAGCATAGCTCGATTATTTCTCGAACAAATGGAAGTTTCAAGACCCCAATCTAGAAATAGTGTATGCACACGAGTAAGAGCAATTGGAACTTTGGAAGCACATTGACGACATAGTCCAAAGCATCGTGAAAACCCCTGTGATATCTTTCTGTGTAACTCAAAAGTTGAATAGGTGCTATTGAGTCATTCGTTGCAAGACTTGGAGCATGTAGCTCTATCATGTCCAGGTAAGCGTACTGCTTATGCATAAACTTGGAGAAGTGCACCGTTCTTTGCTTATCCACTCGATGCGCTTGAACCCTGCTTGAACTCTGCAGAAGATCACAACATAGCAACATGTGCTGCAAATCCCTTACATTGGCTGACGCTGTAAATAGCAACACCAATAGTGGAAAACTCTCGCAACAAAAAGAAGAAGCGGTAGTGGGAAACAAAATGCACTGAAAACAGAGTTTGGCCACATTATGTAGCACATAAGTTGGGGCATGCTATAATATAAATGCACTAAAAACAGCCTCTCTCTTCTTTCACCCAGCGGATTCAATATATTGTTCCTTGTTCGCTCGTCTCTACATATTTCACAGGTATGGATTTCTTCTTTGCAAATTCAAGTACTCACTTTGATCCAATTAATTGGCGCAGCTCTAGTACAACTTTGTGCTAGAGctgcgtcaattaatttggatcggagggagtagtataattTTACCCTTTTTGGAAGCACGCCCATCATCACACAACAACGAACATTTGCACAATAAACCACACACCAAATCTGCATACACTGTAAGAATTTTCAGAACATCTTCCTCCGGATAGATTGGAGCAAGATGCATTAGAGCATCAAATCGGTAAACCATTTCTTCAGGCACTAAAAGCATTTCCCTTATCGCTAGGCATCTGTTAAATACTCTTGCTGCCTGTCAGCCCTCCAGGATAAAAACGAAACTGCATAATCGTTTGTGCTCATTGCGAAATCTATAGGCCTACCCTCATTTTCCATCATCTCACCACAGTACTCGCTTGAAACAAGACTCCCAGCCGGTTCGCAAGTGAGACAAATCCATGGCACCAAAAACTAGATGTGATATTGATGGTCATCGCTGCAtcaacatgattcagatggaccaAGTTGCCACCAATACCCCGTTGGCATAATCAGCCACATCAGCTGATAGCATCTGCTTTGTCAGTCTCAAGGATGCAGGAGCCTCTCGATCGTAATCGGTATCACTTTCTGTATCCATGTCGAAATCCACTTCAACCTTTGAGCCGCTTGGCTTCACGCAAACCTTCCTCAGAGGATACTGGTCGATCCAATTTGCATGACAAAAACACACAGCTCCTTCAATTAGACATGCCAAGGACatcgaataagaagaggaagaagaagaatcccGGACCTCCTGTATTCCTTCCATGTCCTTGGCATGTCTAACCCCAAAATCCCCACATATCCCAAAACACCGTTTGGTTCTAGTGTATTTGACATGTTTCATCCTCATATTTCCCCACAAATCCCCAAACTCTAGTGCATTTTTCTCAATACCCAATACATCACCCCTACCTAGTGGATTGCGGATAAATGGGAATTTGAAGGGATTAGGTGAAGGTTACGGTTTCACCCAATCCCTGTGAGGATTATCCCCACCAATCCCTTCAAAAACCCTAGTACCAAACAAGGCCTCAGCTATTGCAAGTAATACTACTGTATTCGACAACTTTATTAAGACAAGCAACATGTATGGTCTATGCATTTCAGAGACAGTCAGGCAGCGATGCAGACGTCGTTAGCCAGATGATACATTTATTCAGCAATGGTATGTAAGATATTACTATGGCAAGCATACACTTCAGAAAAGCAACTACTCTCGGCTCACAAGGTTTGCAACAGCTCTCGATTCACAAGGTGGCATCCCATGTACCACAGCAACCAACAAGACAACTCAAAAGAAAAGCTAATTTTGCATCACCAAAAGAAGTTACAGAATCATCTTCCATTACACCAAATTGCTAGATCCCATACACCACCAAAGGGCTATACTTGTATCGGCGCATCTGGACATCAACGAAGTGGAAACAATGATTAAATAATAAAAACATGCAAATTCAGTTCCAAATCCATACACCAGGCTCCCAGCATATACGACACAAGGTTCATACGTAAACAATTTGGCACATTTAGTCCAAACATATAACCCCCATGTTACAACTGCCGCCGCATTACACACAAGATGCAACCAAAACAGATACAGTGCAAATTATCCCCATTCGGGCGCTCCAATTACACGAGTATCAAACGGGTGATGAAGGTTCGTCACCGGGCCTTCTCGGAGTCAGATTTTGCCGGTGATGCAACAAGGGTCCTCCAAAGGTACCGCCCGCTTGCCATGTCCACCATCGTCCAGAATCCTGTCTTCGCGGCAGATGCAACCTACATTTGGGTTCAAGTAGCCCTTCAGTCTTAGGTTCTCATTACGAAAGCAGTAAGCACATTTCTTGCAAATTTGTACACTGGAAAACTGTTGCCTAATCTTCTTCTTAAGTAATGAAACTTACCAACCCTCCATCAATGGTAACCCAATACACGTTAGCAAAGTTAATATGCATACATCAACTGTTCGAATACTTAACTTCACATAATATTTCTGCATATAGTTCAAGATAAACATATacttcctctgtcccaaaattagtgtcgtggttttagttcaaattcctccatcccaaattacttgtcttagatttgtctagatacggatgtatctaacactaaaacgtgtctagatacatccgtatctagacaaatctaagacaattaatttgggacggagggagtactataggtTTTGGATGctactccctctgtatcaaaatTTAAAACTTTTTTTGGCCTAGATTTAatcaaaaaatgtcttatattttgatatggaGGGAATACATCCGAAGAGAGTAAACATTCACACACTAATTTTATACCACGTTATGAGAGCAACAGAGCATTTGGGTGTGGCTACAACCTTGTCCAGACGATGAAAAATTCAAATGAGGACTCTTCAGTGCAATGACAAATAGGTATCCACCACTATGAACAGGACTGTCAGAATTTGCACAAATTTGTAGGCTATAGCATATAGTTCCAGATAGgtgtatctagtactccctccgtccatccATTTCTATCCATTTCCGTGACAAGTAATTCGGGAAAGAGGGAGTATGAGTTTGGATGCTACATCACAGATATTTTAGACCGGTTGATGCAAGAGAAACAGAAGATCTTAGTGCGGCCTTAACCTTCAAATGCTGTGGTCTCGGACTGGTGAAAATTTCAAAGTTTCCAAAGCTTGGTTAATTACCAAAAGGGTATCCATCCACTTACTGTTTTCTCCGTTTAGCAGAATCAGCACACATTCATGGCTAGCAGGTATCAATCTATGAGGTCACAAGTCACCACTGTCAACAAGGCAGGTACTCCTGTAGGTAACCGACAGTGATGCTAACTTATCTATGGCGTCTCTGAAGGATGCGCTAAGCCACTAACAGTTAGTCCGGGGGCATCAAGAAGTCAGCAAGTCTCAACCAGGAACAATGTGTCGACACTAGATCATTATGAATCCCCGTTGCAGTGCATGCATTTGGGGATCAAAAACAGAAGCATGTCATGGGTTAATTTGGATAGGAAAATCAGCAATTCATTAGGCGGCATAATCTTGTTGCTTGTAGCTGTATGTTATAAAGGCCTAGATAATCTTGGTTAATTACCGAAAGGGTACCCATCCTCTTACTGCTTTCTCCATTTAGGCAAAATTAGCACACATTCATGGCCAGCAGCTATCAATCTATGAAATCATCACACAAGTCACCACTGTCAACAAGGCAGGTACTCCTGTATGTAAACAATAGTGAGGCTAGCTTATCTATGGCGTCTCTGAACGATGTGCTAAGCCCCTGACAGTTAGTCTGGGAGCATCAAGACGTCAGCAATTCTCAACCAGGAATAATGTGTCGACACCAACTCAATATGAATCCCCATTGCGCGTCTACATGTTTCCCCTTTTTTACCTCGTGCCGTGCACGCATTTGGGAGTCAAAAACGGAAGCAGGTCCTCGTTAATTTGGGCACGAAAATCAGAACTTCATTAGCCGCACAATACACGGGAATAATCTCGCGGCTTGTAGTTGTACGCTACAAAGATCTAGATAATCATTCTAAATAACAACACGCACGGCCAAGAATTTGCAACAACGATTGCGCAAATGTGCGCTGATATTGGAAAAGGCAAGAGCAATACCTTGGAATGGAGCGGCGCGGGGTCCCTGGGAGACCCCGGCGACCcctcgtcgtcctcgtcgttcgccgcgacggcggcggcgtcgtcgtcctGGAACAGGTCCGGCTCGGCGTTGAGGCCCCGGAGGAGGAAGAAGCCGGCGATGGTGGCGGAGAGGAAGATGAGTATCACCCTCAGCGGGCACATCTTTGCCCCGAACAATCAACCGAGGATCGCACGGGAATCAAATCAAGCAAGGCTCCCCCTTTCGCCCCTCTCGTCGGCGTGGCGAGAATGGGAGGGGATTAAGGAcggcaggaggaggaggacgaggaggaagagTAGGTTGGTGggcggatggatggatggatgttgaTTCTTCTTCCTTCCCAGACCTCTTCTTTGACTGgcacgcaccaccaccaccaccacctaacgcCTGCGGCTTTTGGGCAATGGTGTTCTTTATTTATCCCTTTGATGAGATGGAGGAGCGGTAAACAACTCTGGCCTCGAGCGACGCGAGATTGGGTTTCTTTTATTGAGTTCGCGGGGAGAATCCCCTCCCTCCGCTCCTTGGATCCCGTAGGCGGCAGGAGGAAGACGAAGATGGAagaaattgtttttttgtttttgttttgtgagCATAAAAGAGGAGGAGAAATTCGCGGTGGGAgacgagaggaggaggatgagggccCCTGTCCGCCCTGTTCAAAAGGAAACAACGCGGTTGGTTTGTGACGTAGAATTTTCCGGCCGGCGTGTCGGTATAGAAGCAGCGACAGTTGTTACGGCATTTGGGCGACCCGCAAATTTTCTCCCACTAGTCCACGAACATGAATGTGTAAAACGGTCATTCAACGTTGTCCGTATACATTTCAACATTAATGCGAACTAACCAAACGAAATTCGTTCGAACACGGCAAAATTCATTCAAGTTCGGATATAATTTACATAGAAGGTCGATTTTTGACCGCTTAACAACAAAAAAAACTACGAAAAAAATCTAAACCCTATACCGCACGGCCACCTTGTATGTGCGGTCCCTGCCCTACTGCACCGTCGTCGTTGGTGCCGTCTTTGTCATGGTCGACAGAATGGCGTCGGAGGGCCGCGGCTGCCTACCGCTCGCGGAGGAGCCGCTCCGCCTCCTACTATGATGTGCGGAGTGCCACCGCGGTCACTGCAAACGTTCCCTTTGGAGCCCTGGTCGCGACCTTGCCGcggctggcgttggcggagcaatcGCTAAGCGACCACTCCTCGTCGATCATGACGAGCTCGTCGTCGGGGGGGCGCCTGACGCCCGTTTCTGCGATGATCACGGAGCAGTTGAGTGCCCATGCGGAGGCAAGGTCAGGATCGTTGTGACCCAGCCCGACGTCACATCGCTCTTGGCGAACGCGGAGCGGCGGCCGGCATTGCACTAGTCGTACCTCGCTTGCTGCCTCGCGGCGCGCTCCGCCTCAGATACGACGGCCCTCGAGCCCGAGGCACTGCCGTAACCACCTCCTTCAAGgtagtggaggaggcggcccagcgccTTTTGATCACGGCGGCAGCTCTTCCATAACGGCGAGGCGGTGGCGGTGCGGCAGCGACGAGGGCGCATCCATGCGGCCGTACCGGCTGCGCTGCGGAGACGCCGACTCCTCCTTGACCTAGCGTCTGatctggatgtcgtggtggtgcggGGCGTCAGTGGCTTGTCCTTGACACGGTGTCCGGTCTGGACACCGTGGTTGTGCTGGGACGAGGCCGGATCATCCTTGACAGGCCGAAGCAGGGATGTCGTCCCACGCGTCACGATGTGGCGCGACGGGGATAGTGGCTCCTGCTTGACGTGCACCGACGATGGTGGAGACGGGCCCATGTGACAGAGCGAGCACTCCATTATTATCTCGATCTGACGGACAAAATCTTTGTCCATCAGAGCGGCCTCCTTGATGAGTCGGGGCGGCTACTGCTGCGGTGTCTGATACTCCTCGTCACCGGAGAAGATGACGAGCTCCTTGTTGGCGAAGGAGCCGGCCGCCGTGGATGCCGACGGTCCCAGAGAGTGTGGACGGCAACGCCAAGAACCACCATAGGAGGAGTTTTCACCGACTCTGCGTGCCAGCACggagtgttgggaaacgtagcatgcaatttcaaaaaaaatcctatgctcacgcaagatctatctaggagatgcatagcaatgaaaaGGGAGGgtgtgtctacgtatcctcgtagactgtaagcggaagcgtaggataacgcagttgatgtagtcaaacttcttctagctccgaccgatcaagcaccgaacgtacgacacctccgagttctgcgcaCGTTCAGCTCTGGTGACGTCCCttgtcctcttgatccagcaagatgtcgaggaagtagatgagttctgtcagtacgacggtgtggtgacgatgatggtgaagtgatctctgcaaggcttcgcctaagcactacgaagatatgaccgaaaGCGTAAACTGTGAagggaggcgccgcacacggctaacagtagATGTTGTGTTGTGCTAGGCGcctcccctcctcatatatataggtgggtgggagggaggagcagccctaggggcgccccaagtaggaggaatctgttgggaaacgtagcagaatttaaaattttctacgcatcaccaagatcaatctatggagttatctagcaatgagggaaaggggagtgcatctacatacccttgtagatcgcgagcggaagcgttcaagagaacggggttgatggagtcgtattcgtcgtgatccaaatcaccgatgacctagcgccgaacggacggcacctccgtgttcaacacacgtacggttgggaagacgtctcctccttcttgatccagcaagggggaaggagaggttgatggagatccagcagcacgacgtcgtggtggtggaagcaacggtgatctcggcagggcttcgccaagctcagcgagagggagaggtgtcacgggagggagaggaaggcgccaggggctagggtgcgcagccctccctcccccctctttatataggggtccaaggggggcaccggcccctctagatcccatctagatggggggcggcggccaaggggggtggcttgcccccaagccaagtggggcgccccccaaccctagggtttccaaccctaggcgcagggggaggcccaaggggggtgcaccagcccatcaggggctggttccctcccacttcagcccatggggccctccgggataggtggctccacccggtggacccccgagacccttctggtggtcccggtacaataccggtgacccccgaaactttcccggtggccgaagctggacttcctatatacaattcttcacctccggaccattctggaactcctcgtgacgtccgggatctcatccgggactccgaacaacttttgggttaccgcatactaatatctcaacaaccctagcgccaccgaaccttaagtgtgtagaccctacggattcgggagacacgcagacatgaccgagacgactctccggtcaataaccaacaacgggatatggatacccatgttggctcccacatgctcctcgatgatctcatcggatgaaccacgatgtcgaggattcaatcaatcccgtatacaattccctttgtcaatcggtacgttactcgcctgagactcgatcgtcggtatcccaatacctcgttcaatctcgttaccggcaagtcactttactcgtaccgtaatgcatgatcctgtgatcaaccacttggtcacattgagctcattatgatgatgcattaccgagtgggcccagagatacctctccgtcatacggagtgacaaatctcagtctcgattcgtgccaacccaacaaacactttcggagatacctgtagtgcacctttatagtcacccagtatcctacggtatccgggagttgcacaatctcatggtctaaggaaatgatacttgacattcggaaaagctctagcaaacgaactacacgatctttgagctatgcttaggattgggtcttgtccatcacatcgttctcctaatgatgtgatcccgttatcaatgacatctaatgtccatagtcaggaaaccatgactatcttttgatcaacaagctagtcaactagaggctcactagggacgtgttgtggtctatgtattcacacatgtattacgatttccagataacacaattatagcatgaacaatagacaattatcatgaacaaggaaatataataataacatttttattattgcctctagggcatatttccaatagcctcccacttgcactagagtcaataatctagttacattgtgatgaatcaaacacccatagagttctggtgttgatcatgttttgctctagggagaggtttagtcaacggatatgctacattcaggtccgtatgtactttacaaatatctatgtctccattttgaacactttcacgaatggagttgaagcggcgcttgatatgcctggtcttcctatgaaacctgggctccttggcaagggcaatagctccagtgttgtcacaaaagagagtcatcgggcccgacgcattgggaatgactcctaggtcggtaatgaactccttcacccagattgcttcctgtgctgcctccgaggctgccatgtactccgcttcacatgtagatcccgccacaatgctttgcttgcaactgcaccagcttactgctccaccattcaaaatatacatgtatccggtttgtgacttagagtcatccagatctgtgtcgaagctagcatcgacgtaaccctttacgacgagctcttcgtcacctccataaacgagaaacatatccttagtcctcttcaggtactttaggatattcttgaccgctgtccagtgttccatgtcgggattactttggtacct is drawn from Triticum dicoccoides isolate Atlit2015 ecotype Zavitan chromosome 4A, WEW_v2.0, whole genome shotgun sequence and contains these coding sequences:
- the LOC119286289 gene encoding uncharacterized protein LOC119286289 gives rise to the protein MCPLRVILIFLSATIAGFFLLRGLNAEPDLFQDDDAAAVAANDEDDEGSPGSPRDPAPLHSKVASAAKTGFWTMVDMASGRYLWRTLVASPAKSDSEKAR